The DNA sequence TATCTGTGAAGGAGCCGAAGATTGCATTGCATACAAATTCATGAGATTTTGGAAAGAAACTTTGTTGGAAATGCCTAAGATGCATGCATTTGGAATTATGAATTGTTGATATGGTATTCCAATTTCAATGCTTGCATTTTATTGAGTTAGACGTTCATTTATGGGGCATTAGCTTACTGTTATCGAATTGCGGTTTTTCAAATAGCAAAAATGCCACTGGTTAGTCCCGCTTCACCAATTTTGTGTTAAGGAGTCCCCTAGGAATGTATCTCATCCTGGGAGGACTATGTGGATGCAGACCATCATGATGTGAAGTTTAAGAAACTGAGTAGTACCATATCAATCGAGGTAGCATTGATGTCTGCCCTAGTCTTGTATCATTCCGTGGCACTGTATATGGTTGGTGAGGACAACGTGCTTCCGGGTCCTCTCCCGTTtgttgaggatgatgatgatgctggtGAAGGGTAGTGGTGAGAAGGAGTAGTTATGGGAAATGGGATAGCTTGCTCATGTTTTCAGCGGAGTTGTGGTTGTGAGATGTTAACCATTTTTGGTTATATATAGTCGTTGACTGGCTTGGATGGTTGTTTTTTGATCCCGCTTCCTAGATGTTTGACTGTGGTTGTAAACTGAATCAAATTCCTTGTAAATATATTTGATGAAATAAATGGTTGAATTCTAAGATATGTGGTTTGGTTAGTGAAACCATGAAAGGCCATATCCTTGGATTAGGCATGTCTATCATTGGTGTTTGAAATTTAATATGCACTTGTTATATATAGCcaattatttatttgattagaGCTTCCGTATATGccaaattatgatgaaaaattaaAGCAAAGAACGTAAGTCATAGGGCTGTGGTGTGTACGGGACGTCACAGGTAAAATTAGGACTGAACCTACAGTTATAGGAAAAAAGGTTTTTCAACAGACAAAAGATAGAATTGAGAACAAGAGCTAAAACTAAGTATTTTTTAGGATATTAGGCCTGAAAAAGTATGACTGACTTTTGATTGTTTTTGCTGTCACAAAAACCCCACTATTAGACTGGCCGGGCACCTTATAAAATtaatgtgtgtgtatgtgtacatacatacatactcGATTCTAACATGTTCTTGAATACGAAATATATTTACAACTTGACGTAGTATTTAGCAAATACAAATTTGCAAATCAAAATCTCGATAAATTTAGTGTTGTTCTTTCAATAAAACGAAGAcggcaaaatgaaaaaaatggtcTATTACATACTTTCAATTTTGGTCTCCGTACTTTATCTGGTGTTAGATTTGATCATTAAATTAATCTTCATTCAATAATTTCAGGATATGCTGAGATGaagtagaataaaaaaaatcactagtTGGTCCACGCACTTTTGCTCGCCATCAATTTTAGCCCCTGCGACATATCTTTTACCATCCTTAAACTAGTTTTGGGCCCTATTATTTTGACAAACTTTATATTCcgttttttcctcaaatttaaaaaaaaaaaaaaacgttgctAAGTGCCAAAGATTAACATGAAATGTCAGACGTTTCTTATTGGTACAGAAATTGATGACCCCAAAGCAGTTTTTTATGAGAGGTCAACACTTGAGTGttgcttttgaggaatttgGCCCATGAGGGCCGGGCTGGATCGTTACATTTTGGCGACATATGTCATCGTTTTTTCACTGGtcattgaaaaaatttcaattaaagaCCTGAAATAAGGTGTGTTGAGTTGTATCATATGGTTCTATCCAAATTGACTCGTAttactcatttatgacccatttattatAATGCAAATTTCTCCTCCCATAACCGATTGGACCCATATTGCTAAAAGACttacatatttaatctaatttagaaaaaatgtttcttataaatttttgttaaaaattatattgctaataCATTGTGGACAGattttataatttaataaaaaataataaaaatctgatttttttattttttattttattttttattttttttccttctaattcTAGCGAGGGTCTGCCGGTTGGTCATGAGGGTCGCTcgaccctcgccaaccacaaGCGAGGGCAAGCGACCACCGTGAGATTTCGctgaaaataaagtaaaagaaagaaaaaaaatgaaaaaaaattcaaacaaaaagttaaaaaaattaaaaaattaagaaatgatCTATTTATTATGACTCAGTTGATATAATTAGGTatatcatttatgacccatttaaaatttactttaaatcCATTTGTTAAGTAACCTATTTATGATTCActcaatattatttttaaaatttaagacaATCCATTTATCACCTACACCATTAAATATTAGTTTTAAACCCATTTTGCAACATCTACCAAAATgggatcatttaaaaaaaaggattagagtgatattttaaataaagatctgAATCGGTCAAATTAATCTTAAATAAGAGTCTAACCAGTTAATTAAATGATGATTTGCATGGACAGTTAAAGATGCTCATGTCAGAAGTTCATCTCCAACGCTTACTCAGCAAATTCTCTCTGCACTTGGATGATTACATAAAATTACCTTAAaatggatataaaaaaaaaatgtcacaatGGATAAAATTTGTAGCAAAATAAAGTAGGAATTACCAAAATTGAACCTGAGCAATAGCACATGGATCATTTCTGTAATTCCTGTTCGactttttttgatttatttcatgATCGTCCCTCGTTCATCTTTGGCATCAAGTCAGGCTAGTCAGCATTTTCCCTCAAAATTTGGACGTCATGAAATTAGAATTGGATCTTAACAAAGTACGGAAAAAGATCAAAATCGAACGTGGACAATAATAGTACATGGACCATGTACTCGCTTCACTGCTATCCACTGCTACGAACGAGATCGCTAAATTTCTGAGCAGCAGTGACGCGTGGGAAAGGGAGATGATGAACTGAGAACGACGTACGTTACATTGCACAAAGTACTCATCGTTACACTTGTTATTTCGTTTCATGGACAGCGAGCGGGACTCGACTACACCAGACTACACTTAACATTTTTATTGTCTCCACATAGCATTGTGGATGCATGCGGGTGTGCGGAATTCTAAGCGAGCTTTAAGCTAACCCAACACCCGGCCTGTGGTAAAGACGTGTCTCTGCATACGGCGGCGGTGGGGTGTAGTAGGACGGAGGCGGGTTGGAGTACGAAGGTGGCGATGAAGAGTATGGTGGAGGCTGATAGGATGGAGGAGATGGCGGAGGTTGGTAGGTAGGAGGTGGGGGCCGATAGGATGGAGGTGGCGGTTGATAGGATGGAGGCGGGTTGGAGTATGAAGGTGGCGACGAAGAATATGGTGGAGGTGGAGGCTGATAGGATGGAGGTGGGTTGGAATGTGAAGGTGGCGATGAAGAATatggcggaggcggaggcggggGCGGGGGCTGATAGGATGGAGGTGGCGGTTGATAGGATGGAGGAGATGGCGGTGGTTGGTAGGTTGGAGGTGGGGGTTGGTAGGATGGAGGAGATGGTGGAGGTTGGTAGGATGGAGGAGGTTGCTGTGGCGGAGGCTGCCTGTACGGTGGAGAGTATGGCGGTGGATGTCTTGGAGAAGGCGGAGGGTAATGGCGAGCTGGTGGTGGATGCCGGTGAGATGATGGAGGGTGTCTGGGGTAGGGTGTCCGGGAGGGTGGCGGCGGCTGCCCATAGGATGGTGGTGGAGGCCGGTGTCTTGGGGAGGGTGGCGGAGGATGCCTCCGGGAGGGTGGTGGAGGCTGTCCATAGGATGGTGGCGGAGGATGCCTTCTGGAAGGTGGCCTCCCATGGGATGGAGGTGGAGGCGGATATCCATAGGAGTGCGGAGGAGGATGTTCGTGGGAGGGAGGAGGATACCTTCGGGAGGGCGGTTTCACTCGAGACGGTGGTGGAGGGTATCTGAGCGAGGGCGGCGGAGGCTGTCTCTGAGACGGCGGTGGAGGGTTCCCATAGGAAGGCGGGGGACTCGGCTGAGGGGGTGGGGACCCCCCATAGGGTGGAGGGTGAAACACTGGCGGCGGCGACTGTCCGTACGGCGGGGGAGAACCATAttgaggaggcggaggagagcCATAACTATAAGGCGGACTCCCATAAGAGGCTTTGTCGTCGCTAGAGACGTCACCTCCCAGATTAGCAACGGCGGGATCTCCAGCGACGGCACCAAGAGAAAGAGCGGCGGTGCGCTCAAACAggagcaccaccaccaccaccaccaccaccaaaatGCGAAGACACCAAGCAAGCCTCTTCATTTCTCAAACCTTCTCGCTCGAGCATAGCCTGCCGCTTGAGCTTTGGAATTAGTGGGAGAAAGAGCGAACGGAGCGAGCGAGCAAAGAGATCAAATCCCGACGAGGGTTTAAATACTGCACTGGCTCGAGGGCCTCATCCCCGCCCATCCCGGCGGGGGTGGGTTGGCATGCAACATGCAAAACATACGGAGGAATACTGGGAAGGGAAGGAGGGATGACCCGAGCCACTTTGGTACACGTGGCTTCGTTGCAGGACGACGGAGGCTCGATAGGGCTCCACGTGTGACCCCGCTCGTTCTCATCCGACGCGGCGGGtccccattttctttttttttggcttcttttGCGTCGCTGGGGGAGAAGAGTGCCCGATAAATTTGACTCTTTGAGTTTGAACCCCTCGTCACGAAAACTTTGAAAAGCAAAACATAGTGGGGGGCGAGGAGAGACCGACGGCCACGTTCCTCGGGAACCGTGTCCTACTCCCGAAAGAGTCCGATGGCCGTGAAGTCATGCCCCACATTTCCCCACGCACGCT is a window from the Rhodamnia argentea isolate NSW1041297 chromosome 8, ASM2092103v1, whole genome shotgun sequence genome containing:
- the LOC125316263 gene encoding extensin-1-like gives rise to the protein MKRLAWCLRILVVVVVVVVLLFERTAALSLGAVAGDPAVANLGGDVSSDDKASYGSPPYSYGSPPPPQYGSPPPYGQSPPPVFHPPPYGGSPPPQPSPPPSYGNPPPPSQRQPPPPSLRYPPPPSRVKPPSRRYPPPSHEHPPPHSYGYPPPPPSHGRPPSRRHPPPPSPRHRPPPPSYGQPPPPSRTPYPRHPPSSHRHPPPARHYPPPSPRHPPPYSPPYRQPPPQQPPPSYQPPPSPPSYQPPPPTYQPPPSPPSYQPPPPPSYQPPPPSYRPPPPTYQPPPSPPSYQPPPYSSSPPSYSNPPPSYYTPPPPYAETRLYHRPGVGLA